Proteins from one Candidatus Rokuibacteriota bacterium genomic window:
- a CDS encoding MoaD/ThiS family protein, producing MKVVLRYPKREVELAGRRRVKDLLRELDVLPETVLVIRGGDLLTGDTVVGDEDVIELRPVISGGGGRP from the coding sequence ATGAAGGTGGTCCTCCGCTACCCGAAGCGAGAGGTGGAGCTCGCCGGCCGGCGGCGGGTGAAGGATCTCCTCCGCGAGCTCGACGTGTTGCCCGAGACGGTGCTCGTGATCCGCGGCGGGGACCTCCTCACGGGCGACACGGTGGTCGGCGACGAGGACGTGATCGAGCTGCGGCCGGTGATCTCGGGCGGGGGGGGCCGGCCATGA
- a CDS encoding adenine nucleotide alpha hydrolase family protein: protein MKCRKCGEGAALELRRHNAAFCAPHFTEFFRKQVREAIRQHRMFTPDETILVAVSGGKDSLALWDVLVEEGFRTAGLYLDLGIFDYSRESREKCETFAAARGQRLLVESVESAMGAPIPEVQKTTRRPTCSACGLSKRYLINRAALTHGFPVVATGHNLDDEAATLFGSVMHWQTEALPRQSPALPSTHPKLVRRVKPLYRLAELETAAYAFLRRIDYIVEECPFAKGATSLAHKEILNRMEAASPGAKHNFLFGFLERARPAFERAELVELTECASCGQVTTGEVCAFCKLADQVKRRIAP from the coding sequence ATGAAGTGTCGCAAGTGCGGAGAGGGCGCGGCGCTGGAGCTGCGCCGCCACAACGCCGCCTTCTGCGCGCCCCACTTCACGGAGTTCTTCCGCAAGCAGGTGCGCGAGGCGATCCGCCAGCACCGGATGTTCACACCGGACGAGACGATCCTGGTCGCCGTGTCTGGCGGCAAGGACTCGCTGGCGCTCTGGGACGTGCTGGTCGAGGAGGGATTCCGCACCGCCGGTCTCTACCTCGACCTGGGCATCTTCGACTACTCGCGGGAGTCCCGGGAGAAGTGCGAGACCTTTGCGGCGGCGCGCGGCCAGCGGCTCCTGGTCGAGAGCGTCGAGTCCGCGATGGGCGCGCCGATCCCGGAGGTCCAGAAGACCACGCGGCGGCCCACCTGCTCGGCCTGCGGGCTCAGCAAGCGCTACCTCATCAACCGGGCGGCCCTGACCCACGGCTTCCCCGTCGTCGCCACCGGCCACAACCTCGACGACGAGGCGGCGACCCTCTTCGGCTCGGTCATGCACTGGCAGACGGAGGCCCTGCCGCGCCAGTCGCCGGCGCTTCCGTCCACGCACCCGAAGCTTGTGCGCCGCGTGAAGCCGCTGTACCGGTTGGCGGAGCTGGAGACCGCGGCCTACGCCTTCCTGCGGCGCATCGACTATATCGTGGAGGAGTGCCCCTTCGCCAAGGGCGCGACGTCGCTGGCCCACAAGGAGATCCTGAACCGGATGGAGGCCGCCTCGCCGGGCGCCAAGCACAACTTCCTCTTCGGGTTCCTGGAGCGAGCGCGCCCGGCCTTCGAGCGCGCCGAGCTCGTCGAGCTGACGGAGTGCGCCTCGTGCGGCCAGGTGACGACCGGCGAGGTCTGCGCCTTCTGCAAGCTCGCCGACCAGGTCAAGCGCCGCATCGCGCCGTGA
- a CDS encoding thiolase family protein — protein MQNAVIVGAARSAVGRRNGRLSPVRPDDLLADVLKALVERAQLDPTEVEDVVVGCVSKVGEQGFNIARNAALIAGFPVDVCGTTLDRMCGSGQQAANFAAMGVMAGQYECVIAGGVEHMTRVPMGSDGAGPGEGPLSPRLQNLYSIIPQGLSAEMVAERWGLKRDELDDFSAQSHEKAGRAIAEGRFKREIVPLTLPDGSVFDTDEGVRAPVNREKMAALTPSFRLDGVVTAANSSQISDGAAALLIMSETRARALGLTPRARVVATALAGVDPTIMLTGPIPATQRVLRRAGLKLEQMDLFEVNEAFASVVLAWERELHPDMDRVNVNGGAVALGHPLGCSGARLMTTLLHELERRGKRFGLQTMCIGFGQGIGTIIERL, from the coding sequence ATGCAGAACGCCGTGATCGTCGGCGCGGCCCGCTCGGCCGTCGGACGGAGGAACGGACGGCTCAGCCCCGTGCGGCCGGATGATCTCCTTGCCGACGTCCTCAAGGCGCTCGTGGAGCGCGCGCAGCTCGATCCCACCGAGGTGGAGGACGTGGTGGTGGGTTGCGTGAGCAAGGTGGGCGAGCAGGGCTTCAACATCGCCCGGAACGCCGCGCTCATCGCCGGCTTCCCCGTGGACGTCTGCGGGACCACGCTTGACCGCATGTGCGGCTCCGGCCAGCAGGCCGCCAACTTCGCCGCCATGGGCGTCATGGCCGGGCAGTACGAGTGCGTGATCGCCGGCGGCGTCGAGCACATGACGCGCGTGCCCATGGGGTCCGATGGCGCGGGCCCCGGCGAGGGGCCGCTGTCGCCCCGGCTCCAGAACCTCTACAGCATCATCCCGCAGGGGCTCTCGGCCGAGATGGTGGCCGAGCGCTGGGGGCTCAAGCGTGACGAGCTCGACGACTTCTCCGCCCAGAGCCACGAGAAGGCCGGCCGGGCCATCGCCGAGGGACGGTTCAAGCGCGAGATCGTGCCCCTGACGCTGCCGGACGGCAGCGTGTTCGACACCGACGAGGGGGTGCGTGCGCCGGTGAACCGGGAGAAGATGGCGGCGCTGACTCCGTCGTTCAGACTGGACGGCGTCGTCACCGCCGCCAACTCCTCGCAGATCTCGGACGGGGCCGCCGCGCTACTCATCATGTCCGAGACGCGGGCGAGGGCGCTGGGTCTCACCCCGCGCGCCCGCGTTGTGGCCACCGCCCTGGCCGGCGTGGACCCCACCATCATGCTCACGGGGCCCATCCCGGCCACGCAGCGGGTGCTCCGGCGGGCGGGACTCAAGCTCGAGCAGATGGACCTGTTCGAGGTCAACGAGGCCTTCGCCTCCGTGGTGCTGGCCTGGGAGCGGGAGCTGCACCCCGACATGGACCGGGTCAACGTCAACGGCGGGGCCGTTGCCCTCGGGCATCCGCTGGGCTGCTCCGGGGCCCGGCTCATGACGACGCTGCTGCACGAGCTGGAGCGGCGGGGGAAGCGCTTCGGGCTTCAGACCATGTGCATCGGCTTCGGGCAGGGGATCGGCACGATCATCGAGCGGCTGTAG
- a CDS encoding response regulator, whose protein sequence is MTDRARILVVDDEMGPRESLRMILKPRHDIATAESGEAALQTLKTFHPDLIFMDIKMPQMDGIELLRRIKAMDPSIEVVMITAYASLETVKNALTHGAFEYLIKPFSRQDLEDTVRRALARRQTELGTRSQLTTLVEEMRALSSKTRTLEEEARREQAEQSLRVTQLSILREISRGILGQLDLTQLTSTITGQLRDALGYDEVTIHLGPSPAGELQDNSGVSCQIRDDGATLGFLAAANRPGGRPIDPRERELLEMLSEYLAVAIRNSRLYGEVTETKRSLEQLIHSAGDGIISVDREERVVGWNPAAERIFGLPARQAVGRPLTALLPQDRYRTARATLSPENPVKAFEVAAKRADGSALTLAVTLSALTGREGQLEGMLAIVHDATAQRELEAQLLQSEKLTALGQMAGGIAHDFNNLLQAIMGYAQLMGKNPANLDVVRRGLDVIEAAATGGAETVRRIQKFARLRPDEPFVSLDLNQVIHDAVAITQPRWEERSAKSGLPLRLELDLPAVPAVMGRPSELNEVVTNIILNAIDAMPKGGTLSLQTRVEGGESVVLTVSDTGTGMPEAVRKRVFDPFFTTKGDAGTGLGLSVSYSIVKRHGGEMRVDSQLGRGTTFTISMPIGRPHGSERSADGEGGGSRRGRILVVDNDAQVLTILGEMLREAGHHVLPVSSGAEAVRVFVRGGFDLVLTNIGMVGMTGWEVAQRIRARDRNVPVAFITGWGLQAEDQERCRALGVTSVLFKPVTPPDLHRAVQNILSEHANHG, encoded by the coding sequence ATGACGGACCGGGCGCGGATCCTCGTGGTGGACGACGAGATGGGCCCGCGGGAGTCCCTCCGCATGATCCTCAAGCCGCGGCACGACATCGCGACGGCGGAGAGCGGGGAAGCGGCGCTGCAAACGCTCAAGACCTTCCACCCCGATCTGATCTTCATGGACATCAAGATGCCGCAGATGGATGGCATCGAGCTGCTCCGGCGGATCAAGGCCATGGACCCGAGCATCGAGGTCGTGATGATCACGGCCTACGCCTCGCTCGAGACCGTCAAGAACGCCCTGACGCATGGAGCCTTCGAGTACCTGATCAAGCCGTTCAGCCGGCAGGACCTCGAGGACACGGTTCGCCGGGCCCTCGCGCGGCGGCAGACGGAGCTGGGAACGCGCAGCCAGCTGACCACGCTCGTGGAAGAGATGCGCGCCCTGTCGTCCAAGACCCGCACCCTCGAGGAGGAGGCGCGGCGGGAGCAGGCCGAGCAGTCTCTCCGGGTGACGCAGCTGTCCATCCTGCGCGAGATCTCGCGGGGCATCCTGGGGCAGCTCGATCTCACCCAGCTCACCTCGACCATCACCGGGCAGCTCCGCGACGCCCTGGGCTACGACGAGGTGACCATTCATCTCGGACCGAGCCCGGCCGGCGAGCTGCAAGACAACTCAGGGGTCAGCTGCCAGATCCGCGACGACGGCGCCACGCTCGGTTTTCTGGCGGCGGCCAACCGCCCGGGCGGACGCCCCATCGACCCGCGCGAGCGTGAGCTTCTCGAGATGCTCTCGGAGTACCTGGCAGTCGCCATCCGAAACTCGCGCCTGTACGGCGAGGTGACCGAGACCAAGCGGTCGCTGGAGCAACTCATCCACTCGGCCGGGGACGGGATCATCTCCGTGGACCGGGAGGAGCGCGTCGTCGGCTGGAACCCCGCCGCCGAGCGCATCTTCGGTCTGCCGGCCCGCCAGGCAGTGGGCCGGCCGCTGACGGCGCTGCTCCCCCAGGACCGGTACCGGACTGCGCGCGCCACGCTCTCCCCCGAGAACCCCGTCAAGGCGTTCGAGGTGGCGGCCAAGCGCGCGGACGGCAGCGCGCTGACGCTGGCGGTGACGCTCTCGGCGCTCACCGGCCGCGAGGGCCAGCTCGAGGGCATGCTCGCCATCGTGCACGACGCGACCGCACAGCGGGAGCTGGAGGCGCAGCTCCTGCAGTCGGAGAAGCTCACGGCACTCGGCCAGATGGCCGGCGGCATCGCCCATGACTTCAACAACCTGCTCCAGGCCATCATGGGTTACGCCCAGCTCATGGGAAAGAACCCCGCCAACCTGGACGTGGTCCGCCGGGGGCTCGACGTGATCGAGGCCGCGGCGACGGGCGGGGCCGAGACGGTCCGGCGCATCCAGAAGTTCGCGCGGCTGCGCCCGGACGAGCCCTTCGTCTCGCTGGACCTGAACCAGGTGATCCACGACGCCGTGGCCATCACGCAGCCGCGCTGGGAGGAGCGCTCGGCCAAGAGCGGCCTGCCCCTCCGGCTCGAGCTGGACCTGCCCGCGGTCCCGGCCGTGATGGGGCGGCCCTCCGAGCTGAACGAGGTCGTGACCAACATAATCCTGAACGCCATCGACGCCATGCCCAAAGGTGGCACGCTGAGCCTGCAGACGCGGGTCGAGGGGGGAGAGTCGGTGGTTCTGACCGTCAGCGACACCGGCACGGGCATGCCCGAGGCCGTGCGAAAGCGAGTCTTCGACCCCTTCTTCACCACAAAGGGCGACGCCGGGACGGGGCTGGGGCTCTCGGTGTCCTACTCGATCGTGAAACGCCACGGCGGCGAGATGCGCGTGGACAGCCAGCTGGGGCGGGGGACCACCTTCACCATCTCCATGCCCATCGGGAGACCGCACGGCTCGGAGCGCTCCGCCGACGGCGAGGGCGGTGGCAGCCGTCGTGGTCGCATTCTCGTGGTGGACAACGACGCGCAGGTGCTCACCATCCTGGGCGAGATGCTACGGGAAGCGGGCCACCACGTCCTGCCGGTCTCCAGCGGCGCCGAGGCCGTGCGGGTCTTCGTGCGCGGCGGCTTCGATCTTGTCCTCACCAACATCGGCATGGTCGGCATGACCGGCTGGGAGGTCGCACAGCGCATCCGTGCCCGGGACCGGAACGTGCCCGTAGCCTTCATCACGGGCTGGGGGCTCCAGGCGGAAGATCAGGAGCGCTGCCGGGCGCTGGGCGTGACGAGCGTGCTCTTCAAGCCCGTGACGCCGCCGGACCTCCACCGCGCCGTCCAGAACATCCTGAGCGAGCACGCCAACCACGGCTGA
- a CDS encoding GAF domain-containing protein, whose protein sequence is MRTALVVAADGALRDRLVRSLDGCSVFTACSDEEAFRQLRFTEVELIVREAAVPMRDLRGFLERARQLCAAAVVVCILPADAASHEDEAVAEDADFVLLQPFTSRHLQGVLRQVDDKLRLTQEVSALRTLRKPVDAPGVAAQSPALDVPLDTLGRMVREFAKALSAGFDLGRVLDLFLDAVAELARPSRSAILVTDPAGQQYRIGAFRGLAPHVVESVSLRPDAGLPRWLAAEGRLIHIEEAQARAADPGARDVARELALLQAVVAIPLISHGELVAILTLGQRITGGAYSRREAEILFDLATRLGTAISDIRIHHLLQYEKQLNERILAHMAHGVITIGPDERVVIMNRRAEEILGVSARDVLHRDLRQLPTPLGDLLFETLTRGRTATREEIQLALRSLPLEVSTYRVMGDGATPIGAVLVFEDLTAHRQAARERREAEQLQLLTRIVARIADEIKNPLVSIRTFMELLEERYDDPGFRHQFAGVVGRDVRRLVEMFEKLAGLVNEGEYKLEPVDVRVVAEEFLAELGAQPAPAASAEACLLAFFDESTQKHVSATFSCEGRSFVTRGDRDMLKKALAYLVWYLLRKTPGQEAKVSVSLSHLDKEDRVRLTVASRTADVRPDELGRIFDPIQVVQQNLIDVGPCVSQRIVEAQGGRLQAKQGRSEVSFTAELPGAPS, encoded by the coding sequence ATGAGGACCGCCCTCGTCGTGGCGGCCGACGGCGCGCTCCGGGACCGCCTCGTCCGAAGCCTGGACGGCTGCTCGGTCTTCACCGCGTGTTCGGACGAGGAGGCCTTCAGGCAGCTCCGCTTCACCGAGGTGGAGCTGATCGTCAGGGAAGCCGCCGTCCCCATGCGGGACCTGCGCGGCTTCCTCGAGCGGGCGCGGCAGTTGTGCGCGGCGGCGGTCGTCGTGTGCATCCTCCCGGCGGACGCCGCCAGCCACGAAGACGAGGCCGTGGCGGAGGACGCCGATTTCGTGCTGCTCCAGCCCTTCACCTCGCGACATCTGCAGGGCGTGCTCCGGCAGGTGGACGACAAGCTGCGCCTCACGCAGGAGGTCTCCGCCCTGCGTACCCTCCGCAAGCCGGTCGACGCCCCCGGCGTCGCCGCCCAGTCGCCCGCCCTCGATGTGCCGCTGGACACGCTCGGCCGCATGGTCAGGGAATTCGCCAAGGCGCTCTCGGCGGGCTTCGATCTGGGCCGGGTGCTGGACCTGTTCCTCGACGCGGTGGCCGAGCTGGCTCGCCCGAGCCGGAGCGCCATCCTGGTCACCGACCCGGCTGGCCAGCAGTACCGGATCGGTGCCTTCCGGGGGCTGGCGCCCCACGTGGTGGAGTCGGTGAGCCTGCGCCCCGACGCGGGTCTGCCCCGGTGGCTTGCGGCCGAGGGCCGGCTGATCCACATCGAGGAGGCGCAGGCGCGCGCGGCCGATCCCGGAGCGCGCGACGTGGCCCGGGAGCTGGCGCTGCTGCAGGCCGTCGTGGCCATTCCCCTGATCTCCCACGGCGAGCTCGTGGCCATCCTGACGCTCGGGCAGCGGATCACCGGGGGGGCCTACAGCCGGCGCGAGGCCGAGATCCTCTTCGATCTGGCCACCCGCCTGGGCACGGCGATCAGCGACATCCGCATCCATCACCTGCTTCAGTACGAGAAGCAGCTCAACGAGCGCATCCTCGCCCACATGGCGCACGGCGTGATCACCATCGGCCCGGACGAACGCGTCGTCATCATGAACCGGCGGGCGGAGGAGATCCTCGGCGTGTCGGCCCGGGACGTCCTCCACCGCGACCTGCGCCAGCTCCCCACGCCGCTGGGCGATCTGCTGTTCGAGACGCTCACCCGCGGGCGCACGGCGACGCGCGAGGAGATCCAGCTCGCGCTGCGGAGCCTCCCGCTGGAGGTTTCGACCTATCGCGTGATGGGCGACGGTGCCACCCCGATCGGGGCGGTTCTCGTGTTCGAGGACCTCACCGCCCACCGGCAGGCGGCCCGCGAGCGACGCGAGGCTGAACAGCTCCAGCTGCTGACGCGCATCGTGGCCCGCATCGCCGACGAGATCAAGAATCCGCTGGTCTCCATCCGCACCTTCATGGAGCTCCTGGAGGAGCGGTACGACGACCCGGGGTTCCGCCACCAGTTCGCCGGGGTGGTGGGCCGAGACGTACGCCGGCTAGTGGAGATGTTCGAGAAGCTCGCGGGACTGGTCAATGAGGGGGAGTACAAGCTGGAGCCGGTGGACGTGCGGGTGGTCGCCGAGGAGTTCCTCGCCGAGCTGGGGGCCCAGCCGGCGCCCGCCGCGAGCGCCGAGGCGTGCCTGCTCGCGTTCTTCGACGAGTCCACCCAGAAGCACGTCTCGGCGACGTTCTCCTGCGAGGGCCGCTCGTTCGTCACGCGGGGCGATCGCGACATGCTCAAGAAGGCGCTCGCATACCTGGTCTGGTACCTGCTGCGCAAGACGCCCGGGCAGGAGGCGAAGGTTTCCGTCTCGCTCTCCCATCTGGACAAGGAGGATCGCGTGCGTCTCACCGTCGCCTCTCGCACCGCTGATGTGCGGCCCGACGAGCTCGGCCGTATCTTCGACCCCATCCAGGTGGTCCAGCAGAACCTCATCGACGTGGGCCCGTGCGTCAGCCAGCGCATCGTGGAGGCCCAGGGCGGCCGCCTCCAGGCGAAGCAGGGGCGGAGCGAGGTGAGCTTCACGGCCGAGCTCCCGGGAGCGCCGTCATGA
- a CDS encoding GAF domain-containing protein translates to MQLSLNAIPLFVVAWLNLAIGLYIFRRNPNSQPNRAFALMASTDALWTVAVALSHYSIPPAVQFVRVALAAGSLMALGILALAESFPATSGPMRSLPMRVFAPVAVAFSLASLSPLLVVSATQLPSGLRVTYGHFYPVFAIYVLTCFAFALRQLLSKYRASSGLLRVQTGHLFFALFIPITLGTATSLLLPLVLQVSALGRFGPFFSLLMIAMIAHAIIRHRLMDIRVVIKRGAVYLAAFIAAGLILGALLVGSNLLLHDEPQVPLREILIALVVAVLFHPIKGQIRRVFDRYLYREPYDYQRTVRQASRALTGTIDLPTLLGHVSGIVGRTLRPEGLAIYLLDEEEGLFERAFGSGGAPGPATLPVASPLPGALSRDRKLVFRDELGQEGGAWDAPAVRAELSRLGAEVIVPLLEEDRLIGLLAVGPKRSGDPYFSDDADLLTTLANQSAVAVRNAQTHQQVVQVNEDIAKILGTIESGVIAVGPKGRVTLFNRAAELLTTAAGGALRGQPVDHLPAPLAHLLAATAGDGQSRSQMEIALPDAAGQLLPIMCSTSPLVGPQGVTLGAAAVFSDLSRLKELEQEKRRAERLASLEAIASGMVHEVRNPLVSLKAFIQLLPARHQEPEFRERFMGIMEREINRIDDLLGRFRTLASSAAQPMEPVDVSVPMRATLELLEPQIQARQIRLRHVADGTPRPVLGNASELQQLFHNLCLNAMESMNGGGELTVRVADLTEARGNTLIVEVSDTGPGIPDDLLPRIFNPFVTTKARGSGLGLAICRGIADAHRATLRARNNTERPGSTFTVEFPAISDRVVRVSA, encoded by the coding sequence ATGCAGCTTAGTCTGAATGCCATCCCGCTGTTTGTGGTTGCTTGGCTGAACCTAGCCATCGGGCTATATATATTTCGAAGAAACCCAAACTCCCAACCTAACCGCGCGTTTGCTCTTATGGCTTCGACCGACGCCCTCTGGACCGTAGCAGTGGCGCTTTCCCATTACTCGATCCCGCCCGCCGTGCAATTCGTCCGCGTCGCCCTTGCAGCCGGCAGCTTAATGGCCCTGGGGATCCTTGCACTGGCAGAGAGCTTCCCTGCCACATCCGGCCCGATGCGCAGTCTGCCGATGCGCGTGTTTGCTCCGGTTGCGGTAGCGTTCAGTCTTGCCTCGCTGTCCCCACTATTGGTTGTCTCGGCGACACAGCTACCGAGCGGCCTACGCGTTACTTATGGGCATTTCTACCCCGTCTTCGCCATCTATGTGCTGACGTGCTTTGCGTTCGCCCTCCGACAGCTGCTGAGTAAATATCGCGCATCCTCAGGCCTATTGAGGGTTCAGACCGGGCACCTGTTCTTCGCTCTCTTCATACCAATCACGCTTGGAACTGCCACCAGCCTCTTACTCCCTTTGGTGCTCCAGGTGTCCGCTCTCGGGCGGTTCGGGCCCTTCTTCTCCCTTCTGATGATTGCGATGATCGCCCACGCGATCATCCGGCACCGGTTGATGGACATCCGCGTCGTGATCAAGCGCGGAGCGGTGTACCTGGCGGCCTTCATCGCCGCGGGACTCATCCTCGGGGCGCTGCTGGTGGGCTCAAACCTCCTCCTCCACGACGAGCCCCAGGTGCCGTTGCGGGAGATCCTGATCGCCCTCGTCGTGGCGGTTCTCTTCCACCCCATCAAGGGGCAGATCCGGCGGGTGTTCGATCGGTACCTCTACCGCGAACCGTACGATTACCAGCGGACGGTGCGGCAGGCAAGCCGCGCGCTGACGGGGACCATCGATCTGCCCACGCTGCTCGGGCACGTCAGCGGCATCGTGGGCCGGACCCTGCGCCCCGAGGGTCTTGCCATCTACCTGCTCGACGAGGAGGAGGGGTTGTTCGAGCGGGCGTTCGGCTCTGGCGGCGCCCCGGGCCCGGCCACGCTGCCCGTAGCCTCTCCGCTGCCCGGTGCCCTGAGCCGCGACCGGAAGCTCGTGTTCCGGGACGAACTGGGGCAGGAAGGCGGCGCATGGGATGCCCCGGCCGTGCGGGCCGAGCTGTCACGGCTGGGCGCCGAAGTGATCGTGCCTCTGCTGGAGGAAGACCGCCTGATCGGCCTGCTCGCGGTGGGGCCCAAGCGCTCCGGCGATCCGTACTTCAGCGACGACGCGGATCTGCTGACAACGCTCGCGAACCAGTCGGCTGTTGCCGTCCGCAACGCCCAGACCCACCAGCAGGTGGTCCAGGTGAACGAGGACATCGCGAAGATCCTCGGGACGATCGAGAGCGGTGTGATCGCCGTCGGCCCGAAGGGGCGGGTCACGCTGTTCAATCGGGCGGCGGAGCTGCTGACCACCGCTGCGGGCGGCGCGCTGCGCGGTCAACCCGTGGATCACCTCCCGGCGCCCCTGGCGCATCTCCTCGCCGCCACGGCCGGCGACGGCCAGTCCCGGTCGCAAATGGAGATCGCCCTGCCGGATGCGGCGGGCCAGCTCCTGCCGATCATGTGCTCCACTTCCCCGCTGGTGGGGCCCCAGGGCGTGACGCTGGGGGCCGCGGCCGTGTTCAGTGACTTGTCGCGGCTGAAGGAGCTCGAGCAGGAAAAGCGGCGGGCGGAGCGGTTGGCCTCGCTGGAGGCCATCGCCTCGGGCATGGTCCACGAGGTTCGTAACCCCCTCGTCTCGCTCAAGGCCTTCATCCAGCTCCTGCCGGCGCGCCACCAGGAGCCAGAGTTCCGCGAACGCTTCATGGGCATCATGGAGCGGGAAATCAACCGTATCGATGACCTCTTGGGCCGCTTCCGGACGCTCGCCTCGTCCGCCGCCCAGCCGATGGAACCGGTGGACGTCTCGGTCCCGATGCGGGCCACCCTGGAACTGCTGGAGCCCCAGATCCAGGCCAGGCAGATCCGCCTGCGTCACGTGGCCGATGGGACCCCGCGGCCGGTACTGGGGAACGCGTCTGAATTGCAACAGCTTTTCCATAACTTGTGCTTAAATGCCATGGAATCCATGAACGGCGGTGGCGAGCTCACGGTGAGGGTGGCAGACCTGACAGAGGCGAGGGGAAATACCCTCATCGTTGAGGTGTCGGACACCGGGCCGGGCATCCCGGACGACCTCCTGCCTCGGATCTTCAACCCCTTCGTCACCACCAAGGCGCGTGGCTCCGGCCTCGGCCTGGCGATCTGCCGCGGGATCGCCGACGCCCATCGGGCCACGCTGCGGGCCCGCAACAACACCGAGCGGCCGGGAAGCACCTTCACCGTGGAGTTCCCCGCCATCAGCGACCGCGTGGTCCGGGTGAGTGCATGA